In Microtus pennsylvanicus isolate mMicPen1 chromosome 12, mMicPen1.hap1, whole genome shotgun sequence, the following proteins share a genomic window:
- the LOC142832630 gene encoding UDP-glucuronosyltransferase 2B31-like: MSMKMTVVLFLLQLSGFFGSGSAGKVLVWPVEFSHWLNLRIILEELVKKGHEVTVLRPSVYFSYEVDNTSAIEFETYPASFSMTDAQEFFKEVFNKHIYELPKQSFWGYFLMLKELFLFESEYFEHFCKDAVLNKELMAKLRNSSFDVIVADPFLPCGELLAEIFKLPLVYSLRFFPGFKYEKYSGGLPLPPSYVPVTFSELSDRMTFMERVQNLIYVLSFDFWLQMFNEKRWNQFYSEVLGRPATLSEMMGKADIWLIRTYWDLEFPHPVLPNFDFVGGLHCRPAKPLPKEIEDFVQSSGEHGIVVFSLGSMVSNLTEERTNMIAAGLAQIPQKVLWRFEGKKPDTLGSNTRLYKWIPQNDLLGHPKTRAFITHGGTNGIYEAIYHGIPVVGIPLFGDQFDNIVHMKAKGAGVRLDFLTMSSTDLLRAVKTVINDPSYKENAMRLSRIHHDQPVKPLDRAVFWIEYVMRHKGAKHLRVAAHDLTWYQYHSLDVLGFLLACVLTVMFVITKCCLLCCQRFTKSGKKKKRE, translated from the exons ATGTCTATGAAAATGACAGTAGTCCTGTTCCTGCTACAGCTGAGTGGCTTCTTTGGATCTGGGAGTGCTGGGAAGGTGCTGGTGTGGCCAGTGGAATTCAGCCATTGGCTCAACCTAAGGATAATCCTAGAAGAGCTTGTGAAGAAGGGCCATGAAGTGACTGTTCTGAGACCTTCAGTTTACTTTTCTTATGAAGTTGACAACACATCTGCTATTGAATTTGAAACATATCCTGCATCATTTTCCATGACTGATGCACAAGAATTTTTCAAAGAAGTCTTCAATAAACACATTTATGAGCTGCCAAAGCAATCATTTTGGGGATACTTTTTAATGTTGAAAGAACTGTTTTTGTTCGAGTCAGAATATTTTGAGCATTTCTGCAAAGATGCAGTTTTAAACAAGGAACTTATGGCAAAACTACGTAATTCAAGCTTTGATGTCATAGTAGCAGATCCATTCTTACCCTGTGGTGAACTGCTGGCTGAGATTTTTAAGTTACCTCTGGTGTACAGTCTCCGATTCTTTCCTGGCTTCAAGTACGAAAAGTACAGTGGAGGACTGCCACTACCTCCTTCCTATGTGCCTGTTACTTTTTCAGAATTGAGTGACCGAATGACATTCATGGAGAGGGTACAAAATCTAATCTATGTGCTTTCTTTTGACTTTTGGCTACAAATGTTTAACGAGAAGAGGTGGAATCAGTTTTACAGTGAAGTCTTGG GACGACCCGCGACCCTCTCCGAGATGATGGGGAAGGCAGATATATGGCTCATTCGAACCTACTGGGATTTAGAATTTCCTCACCCTGTCTTACCAAACTTTGACTTTGTTGGAGGACTCCACTGCAGACCTGCGAAACCTCTGCCAAAG GAAATAGAAGACTTTGTCCAGTCTTCTGGAGAACATGGTATTGTGGTATTTTCCCTGGGGTCCATGGTGAGTAACCTAACAGAAGAAAGGACCAACATGATTGCAGCAGGCCTCGCGCAGATTCCACAGAAG GTTCTTTGGCGATTTGAAGGCAAGAAGCCAGACACCTTGGGCTCCAACACTCGGCTGTACAAATGGATTCCCCAGAATGACCTTCTCG GTCATCCTAAAACCAGAGCTTTTATTACTCATGGTGGCACCAATGGCATCTATGAGGCGATCTACCATGGGATCCCTGTGGTTGGCATTCCTTTGTTTGGAGACCAGTTTGACAATATTGTTCACATGAAGGCCAAAGGAGCAGGGGTTCGACTGGACTTTCTCACAATGTCCAGCACAGATTTGCTCCGTGCAGTGAAGACAGTCATTAATGACCCTTC CTATAAGGAGAACGCCATGCGGCTATCAAGAATCCACCATGACCAGCCCGTGAAGCCTCTGGACAGAGCCGTCTTCTGGATTGAGTATGTCATGCGCCACAAGGGAGCCAAGCACCTTCGTGTGGCAGCGCATGACCTCACCTGGTACCAGTACCACTCTCTGGACGTGCTTGGAttcctgcttgcctgtgtgctgactgtgatgtTCGTCATCACAAAGTGTTGCCTCCTTTGCTGCCAGAGATTTACTAAAtctggaaagaagaagaaaagggagtag